The candidate division WOR-3 bacterium genome has a window encoding:
- a CDS encoding DUF4388 domain-containing protein, producing the protein MEMEGSIQEFSVPEILQFLSLHEADGVLKLKSGKEEVHFGFKKGKITDAIHKGEQLFHSISEYIKRTGLIPPNTFKEYSERATELGISILEVIEKSGDLSKKDIENIIAFKIQETTCEVLTWNTGKYTFEAGKKLYENSPFSIEIEPNNLVMEGMRRIDEWPLIIKALPDENVILRKLDKPEIDIELKEDEKTVLSKIPEEGISLKELVEISGVGKFRTYNSAYRLSEIGIIEKVESVGEPIKKKEKISIKKKPIEIVKTLKGVILYIFIFINVFFLFKFRLNEIKNNIENLLEFLKESTYKTETILPIAEGEKN; encoded by the coding sequence ATGGAAATGGAAGGTAGTATTCAGGAATTTTCTGTCCCAGAGATCTTACAATTTTTATCCTTACATGAAGCTGACGGAGTTTTAAAACTCAAATCTGGTAAAGAAGAAGTTCACTTTGGATTTAAGAAAGGAAAAATTACAGATGCTATTCATAAAGGGGAGCAACTTTTTCATTCTATAAGCGAATATATTAAAAGAACAGGGTTAATTCCTCCAAATACATTCAAAGAGTATTCTGAAAGGGCTACAGAGTTAGGAATTTCTATCTTAGAAGTAATTGAAAAATCTGGAGATCTATCCAAGAAAGACATTGAAAATATAATAGCTTTTAAAATTCAAGAAACAACTTGTGAAGTTTTAACTTGGAATACTGGAAAATATACTTTTGAGGCAGGTAAAAAATTATACGAAAATTCTCCTTTCTCTATAGAAATAGAACCTAATAACCTGGTTATGGAGGGAATGCGAAGGATAGATGAATGGCCTCTAATTATAAAAGCCTTACCTGATGAAAACGTAATCCTTAGAAAACTCGATAAACCAGAGATTGACATTGAACTCAAAGAAGATGAAAAAACCGTTCTATCAAAAATTCCTGAAGAAGGGATTTCTTTAAAGGAGCTGGTAGAAATATCAGGTGTAGGAAAGTTTAGAACTTATAATTCAGCTTACAGGCTTTCTGAAATTGGAATAATAGAGAAGGTTGAATCTGTTGGGGAACCCATAAAGAAGAAAGAGAAAATCTCTATTAAAAAGAAACCCATTGAAATTGTTAAAACTTTAAAAGGCGTTATCCTTTATATATTTATTTTTATTAACGTTTTTTTCCTCTTCAAGTTTAGATTAAATGAAATTAAAAACAATATAGAAAATCTGTTAGAGTTTTTAAAAGAGTCAACTTATAAAACAGAAACCATACTCCCTATAGCTGAGGGAGAAAAAAACTAA
- a CDS encoding SPFH domain-containing protein, with the protein MALFFEVIEFLDNEGNEIVHRVPQEGSAETSIGSQLIVRESQSAVFFRDGKALDTFGPGRYTLTTANIPLLKEVIGAAFDGKSPFRTEVYFVNNKVFTNAKWGTHEPIPFRDRELDVIRIRANGVYSYRVSNPRLFVNKIVGTENIKERSEIEDFFKNVIVSRLTDFLGESYSTIFDLPKDYDELSYGAKDRISEDFEKYGMELVDFYIRSITPPPEVQKMIDERTGMGVVGDIDKFTQFQTAKALRDAASAEGGTAGAGVGVGAGIGMGAMIPEIMQKTIEEKKGSLANCERCGYSLPQGAKFCPNCGEKVGKILCSKCKKEIPKNAKFCPQCGAKQ; encoded by the coding sequence ATGGCTTTATTTTTTGAGGTTATTGAATTTTTAGACAACGAAGGGAATGAAATTGTCCATCGTGTTCCCCAAGAAGGTTCCGCTGAGACCTCTATCGGTAGCCAATTAATTGTAAGAGAGAGTCAATCAGCCGTTTTCTTTAGAGATGGAAAAGCTCTTGATACTTTTGGTCCTGGAAGATATACTTTAACAACAGCTAACATTCCTCTCTTAAAAGAAGTGATTGGTGCAGCTTTTGATGGGAAAAGCCCTTTTAGGACAGAGGTATATTTTGTAAACAACAAAGTTTTTACTAACGCAAAATGGGGAACTCATGAACCAATTCCCTTTAGAGATAGAGAACTTGATGTAATAAGAATAAGAGCAAATGGAGTTTATTCATATAGAGTTTCTAATCCACGACTTTTTGTAAATAAAATTGTTGGAACGGAAAATATAAAGGAGAGAAGCGAAATAGAAGATTTTTTCAAAAATGTAATTGTTTCAAGATTAACCGATTTCCTTGGAGAAAGTTATTCTACAATATTCGATCTTCCAAAAGACTACGATGAGCTCTCTTATGGTGCAAAAGATAGAATATCTGAAGACTTTGAAAAATATGGGATGGAGTTAGTCGACTTCTACATAAGATCCATTACGCCTCCTCCTGAGGTTCAAAAAATGATTGATGAACGAACAGGCATGGGAGTTGTTGGAGACATCGATAAGTTTACTCAATTCCAAACAGCAAAAGCCCTTCGAGATGCAGCTTCCGCAGAGGGGGGCACAGCAGGCGCAGGTGTAGGTGTAGGAGCTGGGATCGGAATGGGAGCTATGATCCCAGAAATAATGCAAAAAACTATTGAAGAAAAGAAAGGCTCTCTCGCAAACTGTGAAAGATGTGGTTACTCTTTACCTCAAGGAGCAAAATTTTGTCCAAATTGCGGAGAAAAGGTAGGAAAAATTTTATGCTCAAAATGCAAAAAAGAAATTCCAAAAAATGCAAAATTCTGTCCTCAATGTGGAGCGAAACAATAA